AGGCGTTCTTCGAGTCCGTGGGATCCATTCCGGTGGAACGCGGCGAGCAGGCTGCCAGCGTCCAGGCGCTCAAGACCCTCCTGGACATCCTGGAGAACGGCAACGGTGTGGGCATTTACCCGGAGGGCACGCGCTCCCGCGACGGCCTGCTGTACCGCGGCCGGACCGGCGTCGGCTGGCTCGCCCTGACCACGGGAGCCCCCGTGGTGCCCGTCGGACTGATCGGCACGGACAAGCTCCAGCCGGCCGGCAAGAACACGCTCAAGCCGCAGCACTTCACCATGGTGGTGGGCGAGCCGCTGTACTTCGAGAAGACCGGGCCGGACCATTCGCTGCCCGCACGCCGGCAGGCGACGGATCGCATCATGGACGCCATCGCGGCGCTGAGCGGTCAGGAACGGGCCAGCGGGTACAACCAGGTGCGCACCAGTGAGTGATCTAGAGAAGCGGAGGAGCCATGGCGGATCCGGCGAGCTATCGGCCCAGGACAGGGGAGATCCCCACCGAACCCGGGGTGTACCGCTTCCGTGACCAGCACGGACGGGTCATCTACGTGGGCAAGGCGAAGAGCCTCCGTTCGCGCCTGAACTCGTACTTCGCCAAGCCCGCCGGCCTCACTCCGAAGACCTATGCGATGGTCCACGCCGCGTCGAGCGTCGAATGGACCGTGGTGGGCAGTGAACTCGAATCCCTCCAGCTCGAGTACACCTGGATCAAGGAGTTCAAGCCTCGCTACAACGTCGTGTTCCGCGACGACAAGAGCTACCCCTACCTGGCCGTGACGATGGGGGAGAAGTTCCCCCGGGTGCAGGTGATGCGCGGTGAACGGCGGAAGGGCGCCAAGTACTTCGGCCCCTACACGGCCGGGGCCATCCGCGAGACCATGGACACGCTGCTGCGGGTGTTCCCGGTCCGCAGTTGCAGCGCCGGGGTGTTCCGGCGCGCCGAGGCCAGTGGCCGGCCCTGCCTGCTCGGGTACATCGACAAGTGCTCGGCGCCGTGCGTCGGGCGGATCAGCGAAGAGGACCACCGGGCCCTCGCGGAGGACTTCTGCTCTTTCATGGGCGGTGAGGCCGGACGCTTCCTCCGGCGCCTCGAGCGTGAGATGAAGGACGCCGTGGCGGAGCTCAACTACGAGCAGGCCGCACGGATCCGTGACGACATCGCCGCCATGCGCAAGGTGTTCGAACGCAATGCCGTCGTCCTGGCCGACACCACCGACGCGGACCTCTTCGCCATCCATGAGGATGAACTCGAGGCGTCCGTCCAGGTGTTCCGTGTCCGTGGTGGCCGCATCCGGTCGCAGCAGGGCTGGGTGGTGGAAAAGGTCGAGGACACCACTCCCGCGGACCTGATCGAGCACCTCCTTCAGCAGGCGTACGGCGAGGAGGCCGGCAACACGGATCGGATCCCGCGGGAGGTCCTCGTCCCCGTCCTGCCGCCGGATCCGGGGCAGCTCGGTGAATGGCTGAGCGGACTGCGGGGGAGCCGGGTCGAGATCCGGGTCCCTCAACGGGGTGACAAGGCCCAGCTCATGGAGACCGTGCGGACCAACGCGGAGCAGGCCCTCAAGCTGCACAAGACCCGTCGCGCGGGGGACATCACGACCCGTTCACTCGCGATCCAGGAGCTCCAGGAGGCGCTGGAACTCGATGAGCCGCCGCTGCGCATCGAGTGCTTCGACATCTCCCACGTCCAGGGCACCAATGTCGTGGGCTCCATGGTGGTGGTCGAGGACGGCCTGCCACGCAAGAGCGAGTACCGGAAGTTCACCATCACCGGCGCCGCGGCTCACGATGACACCGCCGCCATGGACGACGTGCTGACGCGGCGCTTCAAGGCGTACCTGCGGGACCGCGTCCACGTGCCGGAGACTCTGGGCCGGGCCGACGACGGCGGTGAGGCGGGAAGCGCTGCGCCTGAAGGCGATGCGCCGAACACCGCAGTGCCTCAAAGTCCAGTGCCCGAAAGTGCTGCCCCTGCGGAGGCCGTGATCGGCGCCCCCGTGCAGCCCGGCAAGTTCGCATATCCGCCGAACCTCGTCGTCGTCGACGGCGGCAAGCCCCAGGTGGCCGCCGCCCAGCGGGCACTCGACGCCCTCGACATCACGGAGGTGCGGGTGGTCGGACTGGCGAAGCGCCTCGAGGAGGTCTGGCTGCCGGACAGCGACTTCCCCGTGATCCTGCCGCGCGCCTCGCAGGGGCTCTACCTGCTCCAGCGGATCCGCGACGAAGCCCACCGTTTCGCCATCACATTCCACCGCCAGCGGCGCGGCAAGGCGATGACGGCGTCCGCACTGGACGGCGTCCCAGGGCTGGGGGAGAGCAAGCGGAAGGCGCTGCTGTCCCACTTCGGGTCGGTCAAGAAGATGCGGGCCGCCACGGTCGAGGAGCTGTGCGAGGTCAAGGGGATCGGCACGGTCCTGGCGACCGCCATCCACGCCCACCTCACCCGTGACAGCGCCGACGAGGTCCCCGCCGTCAACTACACCACCGGCGAGATCCTCGAGCCCTGAGCGCCAGGAAAGTTCGCTACGCTTGAGGCAGCCGCGTCGCCGGGCCGGCGGTGCCGCCCGCACTGATCCAAGGAGCAGGAACCCCCATGTCGGACGCAGAAGTGACCAGTCCCGCCCCCGAGGGTGCGGCCCCGGAACACCCGGCCCAGGAGCACAACGCCGAGCTGCTGATCATCACCGGCATGTCCGGAGCGGGCCGCAGCACGGCCGCGGACGCGCTGGAGGACCACGGCTGGTACGTGGTGGACAACATCCCGCCGAAGATGCTCAACATGCTGACCGAGATCGTCTCCCATGCCGGGCCGGCGATCCCCAAGCTGGCGGCCGTCGTCGACCTGCGCAGCAAGGGCCTGTCCGCGAACATCCTGGAGTCCCTCACCAACCTCTCGGCCAGCGGCATCAAGTACCAGGTCCTGTTCCTGGACGCCTCCGACGAAGTGCTCGTCCGGCGTTTCGAGCAGGGGCGCCGACCGCACCCGCTGCAGAACGGCGGCCGGATCCTGGACGGGATCGCCGCGGAGCGCGAACTGCTCAAGGACCTCCGGCACAAGGCCGACATCGTGCTGGACACCTCCTCGCTGAATGTCCACGGCCTGGCCAGCGCGGTCACCGACCTCTTCACCGACTCGGGTCCCGTGGTCCTGCGGCTGAACGTCATGAGCTTCGGGTTCAAGTACGGCCTGCCCGTGGACGCCAACTACGTCGCCGACGTGCGTTTCCTCCCGAATCCGCACTGGATCCCCGAGCTGCGCCCGCACACGGGACAGGACGAGGACGTCCGGGACTACGTCCTGGCCGCGTCCGGCGCCGAGGAGTTCCTGGGGAACTACGTCAAGGCCCTCGAGCCCGTGCTGGCTGGCTACCGCCGCGAGAACAAGCACTATGCCACGATCGCCGTCGGCTGCACCGGCGGCAAGCACCGGTCCGTGGCCATGTCCGAGGAGCTCTCCAAGCGCCTCGCCCAGTTGCCCAATGTCACGGTCAACACGAGCCACCGAGACCTGGGGCGCGAGTAGTGACGATCTTCACCGGCCAGCTTCCGCTGGTCCCGCCCGGCGGGCGGGCCGCAGCGCAGGAGGGCGCGGGCCCCGCCGTGGTGGCGCTCGGCGGAGGTCATGGGCTGTCCGCCACCCTGAGCGCGCTGCGGCTGCTCACCACTTCGTTGACGGCCGTCGTGACCGTGGCCGACGACGGCGGGTCCTCCGGGCGTCTGCGCCAGGACTTCGGCGTCCTCCACACCCGGTGACCTGCGCATGGCGCTGGCGGCGCTCTGCGATGACACGGACTGGGGACGCACATGGCGTGACGTCATGCAGCACCGCTTCCGGGGCCGCCCCGGGGGCAGTGGAGCCCTCGACGAGCATGCCATGGGCAATCTCCTGATCATCACGCTCTGGGAACTGCTGGGCAATCCGGTGGACGGTCTCAAATGGGCCGGAGCCCTGCTGGGCGCCCGCGGGCAGGTGCTGCCGATGTCCACCGTCCCGCTCACGATCGAGGGCGAGGCGAAGATCGCCGGCGAGGACGGTGAGACTGGTTCCCGGACCATCCGCGGCCAGGCCCAGTGTGCTGTGGCCGGGGAACTCGAGAACGTCCGGCTGATCCCGCAGGACGCCCCGGCGTGCGCTGAGGCCCTGAGCGCCATCGAGCTCGCGGACTGGGTCGTTCTCGGACCGGGGTCCTGGTACACCTCGGTGCTGCCGCATCTGCTGCTGCCGGAGATGCGGTCCGCGCTGGCGAGCACCCCCGCCCGGCGTGCTCTGGCCATGAACCTGACCACCGAGACCCAGGAGACGGTGGGCATGAACGCGGCCGATCACCTGCGGGTGCTGCGGGAATACGCGCCCGAGGTCGGTTTCGACGTGGTCATCGCCGACCCGGATTCCGTGGGCGACCGCGAGGAATTCATCGCCGAGGCCGGCCGTCTGGGGGCCGAAGTCCATCTGGCCACCGTGCGGAGCCCCCGCTCCGCCGCGGTGCACGACCCGCTGCGGCTGGCCACCGCCTATCACGAAGTTTTCAACAGGAAATAGGAGCACGTGTGGCGCTGACCGCATCCGTCAAGGAAGAACTGTCCCGGCTGGACGTGAAGAAGGTTTCCGAGCGCAAGGCCGAGGTCTCCGCTCTGCTGCGCTTCGCCGGGGGATTGCACATCATCTCCGGCAGGATCGTGATCGAGGCCGAAGTGGACCTCGCCGCCACTGCGCGCCGGCTGCGGGCCGCGATCTTCGAGGTGTACGGCCATCAGAGCGAGATCATCGTGGTGTCCGGCGGTGGCCTGCGCCGGGGTTCGCGATACGTGGTCCGGGTGGTGGTGGACGGTGAATCGCTCGCCCGCCAGACCGGGCTGCTCGATTCGCGCGGCCGCCCGGTCCGAGGGCTGCCGCCCGTCGTCGTCAACGGTTCCGCCGCGGACGCCGAAGCCGTCTGGCGCGGCGCGTTCCTCGCCCACGGCTCGCTCACGGAACCGGGACGGTCGTCCGCACTGGAGATCACCTGCCCCGGGCCGGAGGCCGCCCTCGCCCTGGTGGGCGCGGCACGCCGTCTGGGCCTGGCCGCGAAAGCGCGCGAAGTGCGCGGAGTGGACCGCGTCGTGATCCGCGACGGCGACACCATCGCCGCTCTGCTCACCCGCATGGGCGCGCACGACGCCCTCATGGTCTGGGAGGAACGCCGCATGCGGAAGGAGGTCCGCGCCACCGCGAACCGCCTCGCGAACTTCGATGACGCGAACCTCCGCCGTTCGGCGCAGGCCGCCGTCGCCGCCGGCGCACGCGTGGAGCGGGCCCTCCACATCCTGGGGGAAGACGTGCCGGACCACCTCAAGTACGCTGGTGAATTGAGGGTGGCCCACAAGAACGCGAGTCTGGACGAGCTCGGCCGACTGGCCGACCCGCCCATGACGAAGGACGCGATCGCCGGGCGCATCAGGCGTCTGCTGGCCATGGCGGACAAGCGCGCCGCCGAACTCGGGATCCCGAGTACGGAGGCCAATGTGACAGCCGAGATGCTGGACGAGTAGACAAAAGGCCTGGTCGTCACATGAAGTAGTGCGTGGAATGCCCGGGCTGGGCGCGGTGTTGTGCCAGCCAGGGGCCATGCCTCAGAGATTTCCGGGGAGCGATTCCCGGATTGACAACAAGTCACCACAGGACCCGTGTCCTAACGTTTGGAGGAATCAGTGTCTGAGTACGTACTCCCGGAACTGGGCTACGACTACGCGGCGCTCGAGCCGTACATCTCGGCTCGCATCATGGAGCTGCACCACGATAAGCACCACGCCGCCTACGTCGCTGGGGCCAACGCCGCACTGGCCGGTCTCGCCGAAGCCCGTGAAAAGAACGACTTCGCCAACATCAACCGTCTCTCCAAGGACCTGGCCTTCCACACCGGTGGCCACACCAACCACTCCGTGTTCTGGAAGAACCTCTCCCCGGACGGAGGCGACAAGCCCGAAGGTGAGCTGGCCGCCGCGATCGATGACGCCTTCGGCTCCTTCGACGCCTTCCGCGCTCAGTTCACCGCCGCGGCTCTGGCCCTGCAGGGTTCCGGCTGGGCCTTCCTGGCGTACGAGCCCATCGGTGGCAACCTCCTGATCGAGCAGCTCTACGATCAGCAGGGCAACGTCGCCGTCGGCACCACTCCGCTGCTCATGCTCGACATGTGGGAGCACGCCTTCTACCTCGACTACGTGAACGTGAAGGCCGACTACGTCAAGGCATTCTGGAACATCGTGAACTGGGCCGATGTGGCCGAGCGCTTCGAGGCCGCCCGCAACGGCGCCTCCAAGCTGATCACCCTGTCCTGATCAGCCCGCGGAATGACGCCCCGTCCGGCCTGCCGGGCGGGGCTTTTCCGTGCCGTAATATAGCTCACTTTTGCCGCTCGCCCCGCGCGGTCACTTGCCCCGGACGCCTGCATTAAACGTAAGATAGATCACGGAAGGCCTCGTGCCTTTCAGCAACGTGGCTGCGAGTCCTTTCACAACGGTAATTCTCTCTGCCCAATGGCGTGCGGGGTCTGTATGTCGGACCTGGTCCGACTCGATACGTGCGTCGTCGTGGCGCATGAAGGAGATTGCACAGTGACCACCCGTATTGGCATCAACGGCTTCGGCCGTATCGGCCGTAACTACTTCCGTGCAGCCCTCGCGCAGGGTGCGGACCTGGAAATCGTCGCCGTCAACGACCTGACCAGCCCGGAAACCCTGGCTCACCTGCTCAAGTACGATTCGGTCACTGGCCGTCTGGGCGTCTCCGTCGAGGTCCAGGATGGGGACCTCGTCGTCGACGGCAAGCACATCAAGGTGCTCGCCGAGCGCGATCCCGCCAACCTGCCCTGGGGCGAGCTGGGTGTGGACATCGTCATCGAGTCCACCGGTTTCTTCACCAAGGCCGCGGATGCCAAGAAGCACATCGAGGCGGGCGCCAAGAAGGTCCTGATCTCCGCTCCGGCTTCGGACGAGGACATCACGATCGTCATGGGCGTGAATGACGAGCTCTACAACAATGAAGAGCACAACATCATCTCCAACGCCTCCTGCACCACCAACTGCCTGGGCCCGCTGGCCAAGGCCATCAATGACGC
The nucleotide sequence above comes from Arthrobacter woluwensis. Encoded proteins:
- a CDS encoding superoxide dismutase; this translates as MSEYVLPELGYDYAALEPYISARIMELHHDKHHAAYVAGANAALAGLAEAREKNDFANINRLSKDLAFHTGGHTNHSVFWKNLSPDGGDKPEGELAAAIDDAFGSFDAFRAQFTAAALALQGSGWAFLAYEPIGGNLLIEQLYDQQGNVAVGTTPLLMLDMWEHAFYLDYVNVKADYVKAFWNIVNWADVAERFEAARNGASKLITLS
- a CDS encoding lysophospholipid acyltransferase family protein, whose product is MAVFDAVRFTTRTLIKGTCRPTVTGLENVPTDGPFIVAPNHLSFFDSVIVQALMPRPVAFFAKAEYFTGTGVKGKAMKAFFESVGSIPVERGEQAASVQALKTLLDILENGNGVGIYPEGTRSRDGLLYRGRTGVGWLALTTGAPVVPVGLIGTDKLQPAGKNTLKPQHFTMVVGEPLYFEKTGPDHSLPARRQATDRIMDAIAALSGQERASGYNQVRTSE
- the whiA gene encoding DNA-binding protein WhiA, which gives rise to MALTASVKEELSRLDVKKVSERKAEVSALLRFAGGLHIISGRIVIEAEVDLAATARRLRAAIFEVYGHQSEIIVVSGGGLRRGSRYVVRVVVDGESLARQTGLLDSRGRPVRGLPPVVVNGSAADAEAVWRGAFLAHGSLTEPGRSSALEITCPGPEAALALVGAARRLGLAAKAREVRGVDRVVIRDGDTIAALLTRMGAHDALMVWEERRMRKEVRATANRLANFDDANLRRSAQAAVAAGARVERALHILGEDVPDHLKYAGELRVAHKNASLDELGRLADPPMTKDAIAGRIRRLLAMADKRAAELGIPSTEANVTAEMLDE
- the rapZ gene encoding RNase adapter RapZ, giving the protein MSDAEVTSPAPEGAAPEHPAQEHNAELLIITGMSGAGRSTAADALEDHGWYVVDNIPPKMLNMLTEIVSHAGPAIPKLAAVVDLRSKGLSANILESLTNLSASGIKYQVLFLDASDEVLVRRFEQGRRPHPLQNGGRILDGIAAERELLKDLRHKADIVLDTSSLNVHGLASAVTDLFTDSGPVVLRLNVMSFGFKYGLPVDANYVADVRFLPNPHWIPELRPHTGQDEDVRDYVLAASGAEEFLGNYVKALEPVLAGYRRENKHYATIAVGCTGGKHRSVAMSEELSKRLAQLPNVTVNTSHRDLGRE
- the uvrC gene encoding excinuclease ABC subunit UvrC, whose translation is MADPASYRPRTGEIPTEPGVYRFRDQHGRVIYVGKAKSLRSRLNSYFAKPAGLTPKTYAMVHAASSVEWTVVGSELESLQLEYTWIKEFKPRYNVVFRDDKSYPYLAVTMGEKFPRVQVMRGERRKGAKYFGPYTAGAIRETMDTLLRVFPVRSCSAGVFRRAEASGRPCLLGYIDKCSAPCVGRISEEDHRALAEDFCSFMGGEAGRFLRRLEREMKDAVAELNYEQAARIRDDIAAMRKVFERNAVVLADTTDADLFAIHEDELEASVQVFRVRGGRIRSQQGWVVEKVEDTTPADLIEHLLQQAYGEEAGNTDRIPREVLVPVLPPDPGQLGEWLSGLRGSRVEIRVPQRGDKAQLMETVRTNAEQALKLHKTRRAGDITTRSLAIQELQEALELDEPPLRIECFDISHVQGTNVVGSMVVVEDGLPRKSEYRKFTITGAAAHDDTAAMDDVLTRRFKAYLRDRVHVPETLGRADDGGEAGSAAPEGDAPNTAVPQSPVPESAAPAEAVIGAPVQPGKFAYPPNLVVVDGGKPQVAAAQRALDALDITEVRVVGLAKRLEEVWLPDSDFPVILPRASQGLYLLQRIRDEAHRFAITFHRQRRGKAMTASALDGVPGLGESKRKALLSHFGSVKKMRAATVEELCEVKGIGTVLATAIHAHLTRDSADEVPAVNYTTGEILEP